The following coding sequences are from one Venturia canescens isolate UGA chromosome 5, ASM1945775v1, whole genome shotgun sequence window:
- the LOC122410895 gene encoding uncharacterized protein, which translates to MSNLNCTFGIVAASKMYRNEHTWARDLRTWTLGEDQKLILLRAFSYDNLFRTRWSHVKYVVNEDIWGKMAEEPIFVRRQKTPLELYDRWCLLIDKFEEIRKVPKEDRWCKHYWENYGLLRRFYKDCE; encoded by the exons ATGTCAAAT CTGAATTGCACATTCGGGATTGTTGCTGCATCGAAGATGTACCGAAATGAACATACGTGGGCGCGTGATCTACGAACTT GGACGTTGGGAGAAGATCAAAAACTGATATTATTGAGAGCTTTCAGTTATGACAATCTATTTCGGACACGATGGAGTCATGTCAAATATGTTGTTAATGAGGACATTTGGGG CAAAATGGCTGAGGAACCAATTTTTGTTCGGAGACAAAAAACCCCGCTGGAGCTGTACGATCGGTggtgtttattaattgataAATTCGAG gAAATTCGAAAGGTTCCGAAAGAAGATCGTTGGTGTAAACATTATTGGGAAAATTACGGCTTATTAAGACGATTCTACAAAGACtgtgaataa